In Chitinophagaceae bacterium, the sequence ATGAGAGTTTTTTTAGAGAGATGCGAGAAAGAGAGAGTTTATTTTTTCTATAGGCAGATTTGTAAAATCTTTTATGACCATATCTGTGTGGGAGAGTTCATGTTCGGGATGGGTTGTTGCTACTCCAATAGTTTTCATACCTGCATTTTTAGCAGCTTGTATTCCCGAGAGAGCATCTTCGAATACTACACATTTTTCTGGTGATATTCCTAATCCTTTTGCTACTTTAAGATATACTTCGGGATGTGGTTTCCCATTTGTAACATTACTTCCATCTACAATAGATCTAAAATATTTTTTTATTTGAAAATGCTCTATGATGAAAGAAATATTTTCAGGAGGAGCAGAACTTCCTATGCCACAAGGAATATGTTGTAATTTACATGCTTTTAGTAAAGGGATGAGACCATCCATAAGTTTTCTCTTATAAAAATAGAGAGACCTATAGTATTGTTCTTTTTCATTTCCCAATTTTTGTATAGTATCAGGATTATGTTCTTCAGGAAAGAAAATACGTATTATTTCTCCTATGGTTCTTCCATTTATTTTTTGTTTATATTCTGTTTCAGAAAGATGAAGATCATTCTTTTTTGCAAATTGTAACCATGCTTCCATATGATATGCATGGTTATCTATAATAACACCGTCCATATCAAAAATTAATGCTAGTTGTTTTT encodes:
- a CDS encoding HAD family phosphatase — translated: MDQEKAKERKEKQLALIFDMDGVIIDNHAYHMEAWLQFAKKNDLHLSETEYKQKINGRTIGEIIRIFFPEEHNPDTIQKLGNEKEQYYRSLYFYKRKLMDGLIPLLKACKLQHIPCGIGSSAPPENISFIIEHFQIKKYFRSIVDGSNVTNGKPHPEVYLKVAKGLGISPEKCVVFEDALSGIQAAKNAGMKTIGVATTHPEHELSHTDMVIKDFTNLPIEKINSLFLASL